In one Pseudomonas sp. R84 genomic region, the following are encoded:
- a CDS encoding MFS transporter, producing the protein MDKGKSEATTRQRRAAVSLLLAMVLLGVFPLDVLLPSFPALAAHFLRSPADIALSISLFAVGIAFAQVLIGPLSDVIGRKGLLLAGMSVSILGALGCVMTSDYPLFLIFRVMQALGCGCFVLSQALVQDLFEGEERDRLRILMVTATGIFISVSPLAGTFLQASLGWRGSFWVFTALSATVLIKAWLFLPNSRPAYSGTRLGFIQSYRRVLGDFEFVGYWLISAFAFACHFSFIVISPLIFMDQLELAPYDFSLILLVYGAAYVVGGILAAVLNRRITPVQQILTGLSLILLSGLAMLYLAANHALAPATVLIPMLICTAGTTIARPAATSRAMGLFPESAGTSASAGSTIIFICGGLISALISLSPANLQSTLGYSFVLLSATALVLNNRLSRRARNVEANVVAQTGGD; encoded by the coding sequence ATGGATAAAGGAAAATCCGAAGCAACCACCCGGCAACGCCGCGCCGCTGTCAGCCTGTTGCTGGCCATGGTGCTGTTGGGCGTATTTCCGCTGGATGTTTTGCTTCCTTCATTTCCAGCTCTCGCGGCGCATTTTCTCAGATCACCGGCAGACATCGCGCTGTCCATCAGTCTGTTTGCTGTGGGGATCGCATTTGCTCAGGTTCTGATCGGCCCCCTCTCGGACGTGATCGGACGCAAGGGCTTGTTACTCGCCGGCATGAGCGTATCGATACTGGGTGCGCTCGGTTGCGTGATGACCTCCGATTACCCGCTATTTCTCATATTCCGGGTGATGCAGGCCCTGGGATGTGGATGTTTCGTACTGTCCCAGGCGCTTGTGCAGGATCTGTTCGAAGGTGAGGAACGCGACCGTTTGCGTATCCTGATGGTCACGGCCACCGGGATCTTTATCTCGGTGTCGCCGTTGGCCGGCACCTTTCTTCAGGCCTCACTCGGTTGGCGCGGCAGCTTCTGGGTGTTTACCGCGCTGTCCGCAACGGTGCTGATCAAGGCCTGGCTGTTTTTACCGAACAGCCGACCGGCCTACAGCGGCACACGGCTCGGTTTCATTCAGTCCTACCGCCGCGTGCTGGGGGATTTCGAGTTTGTCGGCTACTGGCTGATTTCAGCGTTCGCTTTCGCCTGCCACTTCTCGTTCATCGTGATTTCGCCGCTGATTTTCATGGATCAATTGGAGCTGGCGCCCTATGACTTTTCACTGATCCTGCTGGTTTACGGCGCTGCCTATGTAGTCGGTGGCATCCTTGCCGCCGTACTCAATCGACGCATCACGCCGGTTCAGCAAATCCTCACCGGGCTGAGCCTGATACTGCTGTCGGGGCTGGCGATGCTGTACCTGGCGGCCAATCATGCGCTGGCGCCGGCCACTGTGTTGATCCCGATGCTGATCTGCACGGCGGGCACCACCATTGCCCGCCCCGCCGCCACCTCTCGGGCCATGGGCCTGTTTCCTGAGAGCGCCGGGACGTCGGCCTCGGCGGGCAGTACGATCATCTTTATTTGTGGCGGGCTTATCAGCGCATTGATCAGCCTCAGCCCAGCCAATCTGCAATCGACGCTGGGCTACAGCTTTGTGTTGCTGAGCGCGACAGCGCTGGTGCTGAACAACAGGCTCAGCCGCCGCGCAAGAAACGTTGAAGCCAATGTCGTTGCACAGACCGGCGGTGATTAA
- a CDS encoding haloacid dehalogenase-like hydrolase — protein MKFAPKFLAVALTVGMGLATQAFATDLKHWPADQAKALDAMIAANANKGNYAVFDMDNTSYRYDLEESLLPFMENKGLITRDKLDPSLKLMPFKDTADHKESLFSYYYRLCEVDDMVCYPWVAQVFSGFTLKELKGYIDELMASGKPVPATYYEGDVVKKLDVNPPKIFTGQQELYNKLMENGIEVYVMTAASEELVRMVAADPKYGYNVKPQNVIGVTTLLKNRETNELTTARKQITAGKYDEKANLGLELTPYLWTPATWMAGKHAAILTYIDEWKKPVLVGGDTPTSDGYMLFHDVDVAKGGIHLWINRKDKYMTQLNGMMAKHAAAQAKEGLPVTADKNWVIVKPEEIQ, from the coding sequence ATGAAGTTCGCACCGAAATTTCTGGCTGTCGCACTGACGGTGGGCATGGGCCTGGCCACTCAGGCGTTCGCCACCGACCTGAAACACTGGCCGGCCGATCAGGCCAAGGCGCTGGACGCGATGATCGCCGCCAACGCCAACAAGGGTAACTACGCGGTGTTCGACATGGACAACACCAGTTACCGCTACGACCTCGAAGAGTCGTTGTTACCGTTCATGGAAAACAAGGGCCTGATCACCCGCGACAAACTCGATCCCTCTCTGAAACTGATGCCGTTCAAGGACACCGCCGACCACAAGGAAAGCCTGTTCAGTTACTACTACCGGCTCTGCGAAGTCGACGACATGGTCTGCTACCCGTGGGTGGCGCAGGTGTTCTCCGGTTTCACCCTCAAGGAACTCAAAGGCTACATCGATGAGCTGATGGCTTCGGGCAAGCCGGTGCCGGCGACTTACTACGAAGGCGATGTGGTCAAGAAACTCGACGTCAATCCGCCGAAGATCTTCACCGGCCAGCAAGAGCTATACAACAAGCTGATGGAGAACGGCATCGAGGTCTACGTGATGACCGCCGCCTCGGAAGAACTGGTGCGTATGGTCGCGGCGGATCCGAAGTACGGCTACAACGTCAAACCGCAGAACGTCATCGGCGTGACCACCCTGCTGAAGAACCGCGAGACCAACGAACTGACCACGGCACGCAAGCAGATTACCGCCGGCAAATATGACGAGAAGGCCAACCTCGGCCTCGAACTGACCCCGTATCTGTGGACCCCGGCGACGTGGATGGCCGGCAAGCATGCGGCGATCCTCACCTACATCGATGAATGGAAAAAACCGGTATTGGTGGGTGGCGATACCCCGACCAGCGACGGCTACATGCTGTTCCACGATGTCGACGTGGCCAAGGGCGGCATTCACTTGTGGATCAACCGCAAAGACAAATACATGACCCAGCTCAACGGCATGATGGCCAAGCATGCAGCGGCGCAGGCCAAGGAAGGGTTGCCGGTGACGGCGGACAAGAACTGGGTGATCGTCAAGCCTGAGGAAATTCAGTAA
- a CDS encoding diiron oxygenase has protein sequence MTLSIADPDQAPVSWALKFTLGDWDSRASVRSSTHDYQLPDDVPLQLQTRHWFPPAFLPYLAHPAIQTAGRDVLHRLSANHLVHFLDYTTLLEHRIVNRAVEVIVHRELPIYVPLAMKHAALQLYTDEGYHALFSNHLAEQIAAFYGFTGRPVIAKRITRMNALITRTPEKNRPLAWFLLGFVSETIIARELLDICRDSLVSSVNDMLRDHLADEARHSRYFAEAFHYFWLSMNSRQRTFASRTLLEIIGIFFEADERWLQQSLRGAGIADSDVMEIVGGMATVQANRARARSGSIATLDALRKAGFFALPHNQKLFAKAGLIDG, from the coding sequence ATGACCCTGTCGATTGCCGACCCGGATCAAGCGCCGGTGTCCTGGGCGCTCAAATTTACCTTGGGAGACTGGGACAGCCGTGCCTCGGTGCGCAGCAGTACCCATGACTACCAATTGCCCGACGATGTGCCGCTGCAGCTGCAAACCCGCCATTGGTTTCCACCGGCGTTTCTGCCTTATCTGGCACACCCGGCTATCCAGACGGCGGGGCGTGATGTGTTGCACCGACTGTCAGCCAACCACTTGGTGCACTTTCTCGATTACACCACCCTGCTCGAACACCGCATCGTCAACCGTGCCGTGGAAGTCATCGTGCACCGCGAACTGCCCATTTACGTGCCTCTGGCGATGAAACATGCGGCCCTGCAGCTCTACACCGACGAAGGTTATCACGCGCTGTTCTCCAACCATCTCGCAGAACAGATCGCCGCGTTTTACGGGTTCACCGGACGTCCGGTGATTGCGAAGCGCATCACCCGCATGAACGCTCTGATTACCCGCACTCCGGAAAAGAACCGCCCACTGGCATGGTTTCTGCTGGGTTTCGTCTCGGAAACCATCATTGCCCGGGAGCTGCTGGACATCTGCCGCGACAGTCTGGTGTCCAGCGTCAACGACATGCTGCGTGACCATCTGGCCGACGAAGCCCGCCACAGTCGCTACTTCGCCGAAGCGTTCCATTACTTCTGGCTGTCGATGAACAGCCGCCAACGCACGTTTGCGAGCAGAACACTGCTGGAAATCATCGGGATTTTTTTCGAGGCGGATGAACGCTGGCTGCAACAGAGTCTGCGAGGAGCCGGCATCGCCGACAGTGACGTGATGGAAATCGTCGGCGGCATGGCCACGGTGCAGGCCAATCGCGCGCGTGCACGATCAGGTTCCATCGCCACGCTGGATGCACTACGCAAGGCTGGTTTTTTCGCACTTCCCCATAACCAGAAGCTCTTTGCCAAGGCAGGACTGATCGATGGATAA
- the ilvD gene encoding dihydroxy-acid dehydratase produces the protein MPDYRSKTSTHGRNMAGARALWRATGMKDDDFKKPIIAIANSFTQFVPGHVHLKDLGQLVAREIERAGGVAKEFNTIAVDDGIAMGHDGMLYSLPSREIIADSVEYMVNAHCADAIVCISNCDKITPGMLMAALRLNIPVIFVSGGPMEAGKTKLASHGLDLVDAMVIAADESASDEKVAEYERSACPTCGSCSGMFTANSMNCLTEALGLALPGNGSTLATHSDREQLFLQAGRTIVELCKRYYGENDESVLPRNIANFKAFENAMMLDIAMGGSTNTILHLLAAAQEAEIEFDLRDIDRLSRTVPQLCKVAPNIQKYHMEDVHRAGGIFSILGSLARGGLLHTDLPTVHSRSMEEAIAKWDITQTTDEAVHHFFKAGPAGIPTQTAFSQSTRWETLDDDRENGCIRSFEHAYSQEGGLAVLYGNIALDGCVVKTAGVDESIHVFEGNAKIFESQDSAVRGILADEVKAGDIVIIRYEGPKGGPGMQEMLYPTSYLKSKGLGKACALLTDGRFSGGTSGLSIGHASPEAAAGGAIGLVQDGDKVLIDIPNRSINLLVSDEELAARRAEQDKKGWKPVEIRPRKVTTALKAYALLATSADKGAVRNKAMLDGL, from the coding sequence ATGCCAGATTACCGTTCGAAAACATCCACCCACGGCCGCAACATGGCCGGTGCCCGCGCATTGTGGCGCGCCACGGGGATGAAAGATGACGACTTCAAAAAGCCGATCATCGCCATTGCCAACTCGTTCACCCAGTTCGTACCGGGCCACGTGCACCTGAAGGATCTGGGCCAACTGGTCGCCCGTGAAATCGAACGCGCCGGTGGCGTAGCGAAAGAATTCAACACCATTGCCGTGGATGACGGCATCGCCATGGGCCACGACGGCATGCTGTATTCGCTGCCGAGCCGCGAGATCATCGCTGACTCCGTCGAGTACATGGTCAACGCCCACTGCGCCGACGCCATCGTCTGCATCTCCAACTGCGACAAGATCACCCCGGGCATGCTGATGGCTGCCTTGCGCCTGAACATACCGGTGATCTTCGTTTCCGGCGGCCCGATGGAAGCCGGCAAGACCAAACTCGCCTCCCACGGCCTCGACCTCGTCGATGCCATGGTGATCGCCGCCGACGAAAGCGCTTCTGACGAGAAAGTCGCTGAGTACGAGCGTAGCGCATGCCCGACTTGCGGCTCGTGCTCCGGCATGTTCACCGCCAACTCGATGAACTGCCTGACCGAAGCACTGGGTCTGGCACTGCCGGGCAACGGTTCGACCCTCGCCACCCACAGCGATCGCGAACAACTGTTCCTGCAGGCCGGCCGTACCATCGTTGAGCTGTGCAAACGCTACTACGGCGAAAACGACGAATCGGTATTGCCGCGCAACATTGCCAACTTCAAGGCGTTCGAGAACGCGATGATGCTCGACATCGCCATGGGCGGTTCGACCAACACCATCCTGCACTTGCTCGCTGCTGCCCAAGAGGCGGAAATCGAGTTCGACCTGCGCGACATCGACCGTCTTTCGCGCACCGTTCCACAGCTGTGCAAGGTTGCGCCGAACATCCAGAAGTACCACATGGAAGACGTGCACCGCGCCGGCGGTATCTTCAGCATCCTCGGTTCACTGGCCCGTGGCGGTCTGCTGCACACCGACCTGCCGACCGTGCACAGCCGCAGCATGGAAGAAGCCATCGCCAAGTGGGACATCACCCAGACCACCGATGAAGCGGTGCATCACTTCTTCAAGGCCGGCCCTGCCGGTATCCCGACGCAGACGGCGTTCAGCCAGTCGACCCGCTGGGAAACTTTGGATGACGACCGTGAAAACGGCTGCATCCGCAGCTTCGAGCACGCCTATTCGCAAGAAGGTGGCCTGGCCGTACTGTACGGCAACATCGCCCTCGATGGCTGCGTGGTGAAAACCGCCGGCGTTGACGAGTCGATTCACGTTTTCGAAGGCAACGCGAAGATCTTCGAAAGCCAGGACAGCGCCGTACGCGGCATCCTCGCTGACGAAGTGAAGGCGGGCGACATCGTCATCATTCGCTACGAAGGCCCGAAAGGCGGCCCGGGCATGCAGGAAATGCTCTACCCGACGTCGTACCTGAAATCCAAAGGTCTTGGCAAAGCCTGCGCGCTGCTCACCGACGGGCGTTTCTCTGGTGGTACATCCGGTCTGTCGATCGGTCACGCTTCACCAGAAGCAGCAGCCGGCGGCGCGATCGGCCTGGTGCAGGACGGCGACAAAGTGCTGATCGACATTCCGAACCGCTCGATCAACCTGTTGGTCAGCGACGAAGAACTGGCCGCACGCCGCGCCGAGCAGGACAAGAAAGGCTGGAAACCGGTCGAGATTCGTCCACGCAAAGTAACCACCGCCCTCAAGGCTTACGCCTTGCTGGCGACCAGCGCCGACAAAGGTGCTGTGCGTAACAAAGCGATGCTCGACGGGCTGTAA
- a CDS encoding L-cystine transporter: MNLPLILNLLVFLALLFGLAQTRRTTWSLAKKVLLALVLGVAFGVALHTVYGAGNPVLKASIGWFDLVGNGYVQLLQMIVIPLVFASILSAVARLHNASSLGKISFLTIGTLLFTTAIAALIGIGLTNLFGLTAEGLVAGTQEMARLQTIQTDYAGKVADLNVPQLLLSFIPQNPFADLARAKPTSIISVVIFAAFLGVAALQLLKDDVEKGQKVINAIDTLQAWVMRLVRLVMRLTPYGVLALMTKVVAGSNLQDIIKLGSFVVVSYLGLGLMFVVHGLLVSAAGINPLRFFRKIWPVLTFAFTSRSSAASIPLSIEAQTRRLGIPQSVASFAASFGATIGQNGCAGLYPAMLAVMVAPTVGINPLDPLWIATLVAIVTLSSAGVAGVGGGATFAALIVLPAMGLPVSLVALLISVEPLIDMGRTALNVSGSITAGAITSQVMQQTDKALLDADEHAELAQA, from the coding sequence ATGAATCTACCGTTGATTCTCAACCTGCTGGTGTTCCTCGCCCTGCTCTTCGGTCTGGCACAGACCCGCCGCACCACGTGGAGCCTGGCGAAAAAAGTCCTGCTCGCACTGGTGCTCGGCGTGGCGTTCGGCGTAGCGCTGCACACCGTTTACGGTGCCGGCAACCCGGTGCTGAAAGCCTCGATCGGTTGGTTCGATCTGGTCGGCAACGGTTACGTGCAGTTGCTGCAAATGATCGTCATCCCGCTGGTGTTCGCCTCGATCCTCAGCGCCGTAGCACGCCTGCACAACGCTTCGTCGTTGGGCAAGATCAGCTTCCTGACCATCGGCACCCTGCTGTTCACCACCGCGATTGCGGCGCTGATCGGCATCGGCCTGACCAATCTGTTCGGCCTCACCGCCGAAGGTCTGGTCGCCGGCACCCAGGAAATGGCCCGTCTGCAAACCATTCAGACCGACTACGCCGGCAAGGTCGCCGACCTGAATGTGCCGCAACTGCTACTGTCGTTCATCCCGCAAAACCCGTTTGCCGATCTGGCGCGGGCCAAGCCAACCTCGATCATCAGCGTGGTGATTTTCGCCGCGTTCCTCGGGGTCGCAGCGCTGCAACTGCTCAAGGATGACGTCGAGAAAGGTCAGAAAGTGATCAACGCCATCGACACCCTGCAAGCCTGGGTGATGCGCCTGGTGCGTCTGGTGATGAGACTGACCCCATACGGCGTGCTGGCGCTGATGACCAAAGTGGTCGCCGGTTCCAACCTGCAAGACATCATCAAACTAGGCAGTTTTGTGGTGGTGTCGTACCTCGGTCTGGGCCTGATGTTCGTCGTTCACGGTTTGCTGGTATCGGCGGCGGGTATCAACCCGTTGCGCTTCTTCCGCAAGATCTGGCCCGTGCTGACGTTCGCGTTCACCAGCCGCTCCAGCGCCGCGAGCATTCCGCTGAGCATTGAAGCGCAGACCCGGCGTCTGGGGATTCCGCAGTCAGTGGCGAGTTTTGCTGCGTCGTTCGGTGCGACGATTGGCCAGAACGGTTGCGCGGGCCTGTACCCGGCGATGTTGGCGGTGATGGTTGCGCCAACCGTGGGTATCAACCCGCTGGATCCGCTGTGGATCGCGACGCTGGTGGCGATTGTGACGTTGAGTTCGGCGGGTGTGGCCGGGGTCGGTGGCGGCGCGACGTTCGCGGCACTGATCGTGCTGCCGGCGATGGGCTTGCCGGTGTCACTGGTGGCGTTGCTGATTTCGGTTGAGCCGCTGATCGACATGGGTCGCACGGCGTTGAACGTGAGTGGTTCGATTACGGCTGGCGCAATTACCAGTCAGGTGATGCAGCAGACGGATAAAGCGTTGCTGGATGCTGATGAGCATGCGGAGTTGGCGCAGGCTTAA